The genomic window GAGGTTGCCTAGCCGAAGCTGTTCGGCCATATCCTTGCGGAAGCGTGCGGGGAAATCAGCATTATCGACATCCGGACGGACACGTACGCAGAGTCGCACGGCATCTATCATCCCCTCATAGTATCCTTCCTCCATCCGGCTTAGCCGCAGGGCCCTATAGACGTTGGGTTCCGCCTTGGTGTACTCATGACGGCGGATGGGGACGCTGATACCACGGATCGTCTCCTCGATCTCGTCGGTCACATTCCCCCGGTACGCCTTTTGCCCGAGTAGGGAAAGGCCGGGATTCATCGTCTCCACGTCGGCGGAGATTACGATGGAGTTGTTATCCTCGATGGCCCGTTTCAAGGAAGCCGTCTTGCCGTCCTTATCATAGATACGGAACACGTCGAAGAACTCCGGGGTGACGAAAGCATAGCGGCAGGGCACCTGCAATGTATCAATCCGCCAAACGAGGTTACGGCTTCCCATATAATAAGGCATCCCCCCATCCGTAAGGCAGGCCGATTCCACGCCGGGATAGGTGCGGATGCGATCCAACGCCGTCAGCAGATGAACACCATCCGGCCGCTCCCGCTTCTCCTTCGGGATATAATCCGGGCTTCTTTCCGAAAGGCTACTGATCACGATGCTGTACGTATGCCGGATATCGAAGCCCAGAGGAGCCGTATACGTGCGCCCCATCACATACAGGTAGTCCACAAGGAACCAAAGGAAGACCGAGACCAGCAATAACTCAGCCCACAACCAAGCGTTTTGCTTGCGCTGGTTCCAGATCAATTGTAATAAATGTTGTATCATATCTTTCTATTATTTTAGTATAGCTATCATCCAACGCAGGAGATTAATGAACATTCTCGTTGAGAGCCGAGATGATACGCATCCTTGAGGCTCGCCAAGCCGGGATGCCGGCGCTCAGCAGGTTCAACGCAAGACAAGCAAGGAACGCGTAAAGGAAGATCAATGGATTGAACATCATCTCCGCATTGACGAAGGTGCGACCGATACCCATCGATGCCGTGCCCGTATCTAGCAACCAATCGGACAAGAGCAATACGGAGGCGTATGAGAAAAACAGACCTAACACACCTCCCAGCAAGGTCTGCAACAGATTCTCGTAGAGTACCTGCGTCAGTAATTCCGAGCGTGTCGCCCCGAACGCCTTCCTCACCCCGATCTCCGCCATACGTTTACGCATCCGGCTTTGCGTGATACCGCTCATGTTGATGGCAGGGATCAGCAAAAGGACAAGAACGATGATAACATATTTCATGACCAGTTCCCGTACATTCGGCTCAGAGAAAGCATCCTCGCGAGCCAAATCGCCCAAATGGGTATCAGGTCCTCCTCCAATTTTCAGTAGGTGCGTGCTTTGTGATTCGTTAAGGCGAGCGATATTCGCCTCAGCCTCGGAGTGGATCGCATCAAAGTCGGCGGACGAACTTGCGAGGATATAACAACGGAAGCCCCCGACGAGACGGTCGGAACCATTATCATACAGGGAATTGTCGGTGGTATAAGGCAACCAGACATCGCCATAGGCAGACTCGGCCAGCAGGGAGACATCCCGCACGACGGCACGGATGGTATAGGGCACGTAGCTGATCTCGACGGTACGGCCTACGACCTCGGTCGTGCCATAGAGCCGACGTGCCACGGACTCGCTTACCACAGCATCCATGATGCCACTTTGTACTTCTTCCTCGCCATAAGGCTTACCAGAGAGGAAACGAAAGTTGAAGATATTCCAGAACGCCGCGTCCGTAAAGGTCACGTCGCACTTGAACTCCACCGTATGATCCGCCACTGCCGCCAAGCGTTGCACGCCATGATACGCCATGCCTACCTTCTCGGCAGAGCGCAAGGGATAGAAACAATCTTTCACCACCCGGGAAGCGAGAAGGTAGCAGTCGTTATAAGATTCGTTCTCTTTGTAGGAGGCACGGGTATCACTGACGTACATCATCCGGTCCCGATTGTCTTCCGGTGAGTAATTGGCGGTACGCATCTGCCATACGATCACGATCACCATGATCATGCAAATCGCCAAGGCCGTACCGAAGATAGAGACTCCGGAAAGGAGCTTGTTCTCTTTCAATAAGGCCCAGGCTTGTTTCAAATAGATCTTGTACATATTTATTCAATTTAATTATACTATCAGTCGGTGGGAGACGGGGCACGCCCCGTCTCTACAACCGGGTATTATCTGTTATCCGTCATACCGCAGCGCCTCGGCCGGCTCCATCTCGGCGGCCTTGCTGGCGGGGAGCCAGACGGCAAGCAGGATGACGATAGCCAGCAGTATCCATGTCAAGATATTCACCAGCAAGAAACGGAGCGGCAGGATCGCCGGCCAGTAATGCTCCGGCAAGGTCCCTTTGGGGATGTCCAAGAAGCCGACCATCACGAATTGAGCCTCTATCAACAAAGCGAGCGGGGTAGCCATGAGTAACAGGCATATGCCCTCACGAGCCATCTGGCTACGTATCTCTTCACGGGGCGAACCGATCGCCATGCGCAACCCGATCTCTCCCCGGCGCATCCGCACCCGGTACCAGAACGTACCCATCACGCAAAGCAGGATATTCAGTCCCAAGAAGGCCATCAACGCCATACGGACCCGGTAATCGTAGGTAATGCCAAAGGAATAATCGGTATCGGCCTTGATCCGTTCATAGGAGGTCAGGCGTTTCAGGTAGAAGTTCCCCACCCGAAGCTCACGGCTCATCTTCTCCCGGAACGTATCGGCGAAACGAGGGCCTGCCACGGCAGGATCGATCCGTATGAAATAATTCATCTCGGGGATCTCCTCCGCCGAGGGACGGATCGCCAAGAAGGCGGCACCTTGGGGTAGGCTATTGTCAAAACGCTTGATATCCTCTAATACGCCCTTTACGATATAAGTCGGGCCCTCCTCGTCGAAAGGGTCTTTCACCTCACGCCCAACGGCGGATGCCTCTCCAAATACCTTTCGCTCCACCATCCGGGTGGTTACTATAGCGCGGGGGTCTCCCCAATCAAAATCGGATGTAGATACCGGACGGCCGTCTTTGGCGTACGAATGGTTGAAGACCGACAGGAAATCCGTGGTAGGATCTATCTCATACCTCATGACCGCTTCCCGCTTACTCGTATCGGCCGCGTTCGCCAAACCGATACCGTAATAACAGCCCGTATAAGGCGTGGAGTAACAGCCCGAGGCCGCGCCCATCGCCTGCACTCCCGGATAATCACGCAAGCGGTCTTTTATCCGCTCATAATTTCCCAGCATGGCGATCGAGTCGCTCTCGGCGGCTCGATAGTCGGGGGAGGTTTCCGGCAAGAGGCCCATTTCTACCTGCCAGACATTCGCGTAGCCACGTCCGGAGGGGAGGCTACGGTTATAGATCTCCACGAAGAAGTAATCCACCATGTACCACGCTAGGCAAAAGGCGAGCAGCAACTCCACACACACCCACACGTTGCTACGCCAGCGGTTCATCAATTGTATCCAAGTTATTTTCCACATATCTTTCTTCCCTCCATTTAAGCGTTCAACGAATCAACGATAGGTCGCCTTGACGCACGCCAAGCGGGCCACAACGCCGACATCAGGTTTAACAGGGAACATACGCACAAGGCGATCAAGAAGACCCACGGGTTGAACAGCATCCCCATGGAGAGCGATACGTCCACACCATCCGGGGCGGCATCCGAGAAGCCGTTGCCGATCTTGAAGACCCACGAACTGGCGAACGTCACCAACAGGAAGGAGAACAGGAGTCCCACCAAGCCGCCCAGCAGCGTATACAGGAAGTTCTCCATCAAGACCTGCCCGATCAACGCCCCCTTGGGAGCCCCGAAAGCACGCCGCACGCCCAGCTCGCCCAGACGCCGCTCCATACGGGAATCGGCCATGCCCGAGAGGCTGACGGCGGGGACGAGCAGCAGGAGCAGGAAAATCACCCCATAACGGCTCAAGTCTCCCACGATATCCGGCTCCACGTTCGACCAATACCGGAAGATACTCTCCCAATGGCGATCCGGCTGCCCAAGAAGGGAGAACTCACGTTTACCATCCACGTTCAACGATTGGTTGAAGCGACGCACGTTATCCGCCACCGCCTCCCGCACCTTGCCGATATCGGCCTTGTCCTTCACGAGCATATAGACCTTCAAGGGGCCTAGCCCGGGCATACGCACCTCCGAGTATCGGACCCGCTCCTCGAAGTCGGGCACTTGGGTATATGGGTACCAGACCTGCGAGAAAACCCGATCCATCAGGTAAGATACGTCATCCACCACGCCCACCACACGAAATGAGGTAAAGTCGAGGCTCAAGGTCTGCCCCACGGCACTACCTTCTCCATAAAGCCTCTTGGCCAGTGAGCGGGCGATTACCGCCACGGGCATCCCCGACCGGAAATCGGCCTCGGTGAAAGGCTTGCCCTCCAGGAAACGGAAGGAGAACACTTTCCAGAACCCATCGTTTACCCCCATCTTCATGACCGGTATCTGCACGGGACTGCCCACCGGCTGCACGAAAGCGGAGGCGGCGTCATCGCAACATAGCGCCAACGCCTCCAAGCCGGGCACCCCCGCAAGGCACTCTTCCACGAAGCGGGGCGATACCGGGCCACTGCTCGTGCCCCCTTTCTCATTCTTCAGCGCAGCGCTCTTCACGGTCAGCAACCGGTCCCGGTCCATCTCCGGATAAATAGAGGCCATTTTCACGTAAAACACGATGGACAGCACCATCACCAGCGAGATCGCCAATCCCGTCCCCACGATATAGACCGAGCTGAACAGCCGTTCTTGCCGGATCAGGGCCCATGCTTGTTTTAAGTAGATCTTATACATATTCATTCCATTTAAATATTCTATCAGTCGGTGAGAGACGGGGCACGCCCCGTCTCTACAACCGGGTGTTATCTGTTATCCGTCATAGCGCAGGGCATCGGCGGGTTCCAAGCTGGAGGCTTTGCGGGCCGGATACCAAGTGGCAAGGCTGATGATGAGCGCCAAGATCAGCCAAGTCAGCAGGGAGTTGATCAGGAAGCAGCCTACCTTGGATTCTACCAAGCCGGGCGGCATCAAGTCAATCCAGGCCAGATTCACGCAAATCAACAGGGCCGGGACGGTGGCGATCGTCAGCAACATCAAGCCCTCCCCCATCACCAAGCCCAAGATGGAGGCACGCGTGGAACCCATCGCCATACGCAAGCCCAGCTCCGCACGGCGGCGGCTCACGTGAAACCAGAACGTGCCGATCACCGCGAGGAACACGTTCGTGAGCAGGAACAGGCCCAGAGCGGAGACGATCCGCTGGGCGTTACTCTCGATCGAGTTCTCCAGATAAGAGGATCGCACGTCGGGGTAGGCTCGCACCTCCGACACCCAGAAGTTGCCCACCATCAATTGACGCTTCATCGCTTTCAGGAACCGATCGGCGTAACCGGCCGTAGCCACGGAAGGGCGAAGGCGGAAGGTTATCTGCACCTGTGTAAGATCGTTAAGCTCCCGCAGGTCGAGCAAGGAGAAGAGGATACATTGCTTCCGGCGGTCGAACTCGTCATTGCGGACCGGCCCTGTCACCGCCACCACGTGTCCGGGAAGGGTATCACCATGCAGGTAGATATCGGCCCCGATAGCGTCGGTCGTGCCATATAGCCGCCTCGCCAACTCCGCCGATATCACCCGATCCCTGCCTTCCCTTGTCCCGGACAGAGCCTCGCCCAGCCTCTCCGGGCTTTCGCCCGAGGCGGGACGGATGCCAAACACACGGAAGTAGTCCGGCGAGACGGTCATCAGCCGTACGCTTACGCTGACGGAATCCCTCGTCACCCGGCTTCCCGACCAAGAAAGGGTATAGGGCAAGGAAGAGACGGAGAGCGCCACGGCCTCCACGTCGGCATGCCCCCGGAGGCGTTCCACGATACGCTCCACGTCGCGCGCAGCCTCATCGCCGCCCTCCTCGTAGGTAACGAACGAGGGACTGTTGGAGGGACGGACGGCCAATACCGCATGGTAGACGCCCTCGAGGTCGTAGCCCACCGGCTCATACCACGACTTACCCATCATCAAGAAGTAGCTGGTCATGAACCAGATCACCACGAACACCACCAGCAACTCGGCCAGTATCCATCCGCTGCCCCCCATGCGGGACCTTATCAGTTTCAATATATGTATTATCATAACCGTATCTCCTATTTATCCATTCAACGCATCCGTTATATTCCCCCTCACGATCCTCCAAGCGGGCAGCATCGAGGAAAGCAGGTTCAATGCGACGCAAACCCCGAAGGCGTACGCGAAGACCGACATATTGAGCAGCATCCCCGGCGAGAGGAAGACATCCCCGCTCGTCCCCAGAAGATTGAACCCAGGCACGAGGAGGGCGTTACGGAAGATGAACACCAGCACGTAGGAGAAGAGCAGCCCCGCCACGCCCCCGGGCAGCATCAGCACCATATTCTCCACGAAGACCTGCCCCATCAGCGTAGCCTTCGTCGCCCCGAACGCCTTGCGGATACCCAGCTCGCCGACACGCTCTTGTATTCTCGATGCGTTCATCCCGGAAAGGTTCAGCGCCGGTACCAACAAGAAAAGGAGGAGCGCCATCCCAAGCACGATGTAGGTCTCGGGGCCGAACAATCCGGAAAGGAGATTGTCGGCATAGCTCAAGGGCTCCTCGCATACCACCTGCCCTTCGGACAGCCCGCTATTATAGCGCCTCACCTCCCGCCGCAGTTCCTCCGAGAGAGCCGGCAGGTCGGACGCGTCGGCAAGCAGGATATTTGCCTCCAGCAGGCCGACGGCCCCGTCACGCTCGCCCAAGGCATGGTCCATGGCGACGGAGAGGGAGGAATAAGTGACCCACGCCTCGGCGTAGACATCGGCGGTTATGCCGGAGACGTCGTCCACAACACCGCTCACGGTATACTCCAAGCCGTTCAGCAAGATCGTCTGCCCCGCCGCCGCCTCGTGCCCAAACAGCCGGCCGGCCAACGAGCGGCACAGCACCGCACGGGGCATGCCGGAGAGGAACTCGGCCTCGGTGAAGGGCCGCCCCTCCACGAAATCGAAGCGGTAGACACGCCAGAAGCCGTCGTCGCAGCCTTTCAACCTCACCTTGGGAGACTCGTCTCCACCGGGCAGTCGCATGAAAGCGTCACCATAAGAGAAAGGCATCATGAAGGAGTTGGTGGTCACCGCCACGTCCTCCGGGACGCGGAGATTACCGATCACCTCCTTGACGAGGCGAGGGCCGCAAGCCGCCTTGTAATTGCTCTTCGTGCCATTCAACTTGTATGTCACGTTCGAGAGGTAGCACATCCGGTCCCGATGCACCTCGGGGGCGATATTCGCCGTACGTATATGGTAGGCCACCGCCAGCGCCATTACCATAGAGATGGCCAGCCCCGTGCCTACGATGTAGACCGAGCTGAAGAAGCGCTCCTGCCGGATCAAGGCCCATGCTTGCTTTATGTAGATCTTGTACATACTCATTCGATTCACGTTATCTTTCTTATCTTTGCCACTTAATCATTCATTAAACCACGAG from Parabacteroides distasonis ATCC 8503 includes these protein-coding regions:
- a CDS encoding ABC transporter permease gives rise to the protein MIQHLLQLIWNQRKQNAWLWAELLLVSVFLWFLVDYLYVMGRTYTAPLGFDIRHTYSIVISSLSERSPDYIPKEKRERPDGVHLLTALDRIRTYPGVESACLTDGGMPYYMGSRNLVWRIDTLQVPCRYAFVTPEFFDVFRIYDKDGKTASLKRAIEDNNSIVISADVETMNPGLSLLGQKAYRGNVTDEIEETIRGISVPIRRHEYTKAEPNVYRALRLSRMEEGYYEGMIDAVRLCVRVRPDVDNADFPARFRKDMAEQLRLGNLYLLDVQPLSYIRDGYIRSIGVENEVKTRVAVACFLLANIFLGIIGTFWFRTEYRKGEMGLRMALGSTRRQLNSIMVGEGVLLLVLAFIPSLLISFNIAHMDLIDTYQLPFTWLRFAICGGITFVLIVLMIICGVWYPARSTARLEPAEALHYE
- a CDS encoding ABC transporter permease — protein: MYKIYLKQAWALLKENKLLSGVSIFGTALAICMIMVIVIVWQMRTANYSPEDNRDRMMYVSDTRASYKENESYNDCYLLASRVVKDCFYPLRSAEKVGMAYHGVQRLAAVADHTVEFKCDVTFTDAAFWNIFNFRFLSGKPYGEEEVQSGIMDAVVSESVARRLYGTTEVVGRTVEISYVPYTIRAVVRDVSLLAESAYGDVWLPYTTDNSLYDNGSDRLVGGFRCYILASSSADFDAIHSEAEANIARLNESQSTHLLKIGGGPDTHLGDLAREDAFSEPNVRELVMKYVIIVLVLLLIPAINMSGITQSRMRKRMAEIGVRKAFGATRSELLTQVLYENLLQTLLGGVLGLFFSYASVLLLSDWLLDTGTASMGIGRTFVNAEMMFNPLIFLYAFLACLALNLLSAGIPAWRASRMRIISALNENVH
- a CDS encoding ABC transporter permease, which gives rise to MWKITWIQLMNRWRSNVWVCVELLLAFCLAWYMVDYFFVEIYNRSLPSGRGYANVWQVEMGLLPETSPDYRAAESDSIAMLGNYERIKDRLRDYPGVQAMGAASGCYSTPYTGCYYGIGLANAADTSKREAVMRYEIDPTTDFLSVFNHSYAKDGRPVSTSDFDWGDPRAIVTTRMVERKVFGEASAVGREVKDPFDEEGPTYIVKGVLEDIKRFDNSLPQGAAFLAIRPSAEEIPEMNYFIRIDPAVAGPRFADTFREKMSRELRVGNFYLKRLTSYERIKADTDYSFGITYDYRVRMALMAFLGLNILLCVMGTFWYRVRMRRGEIGLRMAIGSPREEIRSQMAREGICLLLMATPLALLIEAQFVMVGFLDIPKGTLPEHYWPAILPLRFLLVNILTWILLAIVILLAVWLPASKAAEMEPAEALRYDG
- a CDS encoding ABC transporter permease, which codes for MNMYKIYLKQAWALIRQERLFSSVYIVGTGLAISLVMVLSIVFYVKMASIYPEMDRDRLLTVKSAALKNEKGGTSSGPVSPRFVEECLAGVPGLEALALCCDDAASAFVQPVGSPVQIPVMKMGVNDGFWKVFSFRFLEGKPFTEADFRSGMPVAVIARSLAKRLYGEGSAVGQTLSLDFTSFRVVGVVDDVSYLMDRVFSQVWYPYTQVPDFEERVRYSEVRMPGLGPLKVYMLVKDKADIGKVREAVADNVRRFNQSLNVDGKREFSLLGQPDRHWESIFRYWSNVEPDIVGDLSRYGVIFLLLLLVPAVSLSGMADSRMERRLGELGVRRAFGAPKGALIGQVLMENFLYTLLGGLVGLLFSFLLVTFASSWVFKIGNGFSDAAPDGVDVSLSMGMLFNPWVFLIALCVCSLLNLMSALWPAWRASRRPIVDSLNA
- a CDS encoding ABC transporter permease, whose amino-acid sequence is MIIHILKLIRSRMGGSGWILAELLVVFVVIWFMTSYFLMMGKSWYEPVGYDLEGVYHAVLAVRPSNSPSFVTYEEGGDEAARDVERIVERLRGHADVEAVALSVSSLPYTLSWSGSRVTRDSVSVSVRLMTVSPDYFRVFGIRPASGESPERLGEALSGTREGRDRVISAELARRLYGTTDAIGADIYLHGDTLPGHVVAVTGPVRNDEFDRRKQCILFSLLDLRELNDLTQVQITFRLRPSVATAGYADRFLKAMKRQLMVGNFWVSEVRAYPDVRSSYLENSIESNAQRIVSALGLFLLTNVFLAVIGTFWFHVSRRRAELGLRMAMGSTRASILGLVMGEGLMLLTIATVPALLICVNLAWIDLMPPGLVESKVGCFLINSLLTWLILALIISLATWYPARKASSLEPADALRYDG
- a CDS encoding ABC transporter permease, producing the protein MYKIYIKQAWALIRQERFFSSVYIVGTGLAISMVMALAVAYHIRTANIAPEVHRDRMCYLSNVTYKLNGTKSNYKAACGPRLVKEVIGNLRVPEDVAVTTNSFMMPFSYGDAFMRLPGGDESPKVRLKGCDDGFWRVYRFDFVEGRPFTEAEFLSGMPRAVLCRSLAGRLFGHEAAAGQTILLNGLEYTVSGVVDDVSGITADVYAEAWVTYSSLSVAMDHALGERDGAVGLLEANILLADASDLPALSEELRREVRRYNSGLSEGQVVCEEPLSYADNLLSGLFGPETYIVLGMALLLFLLVPALNLSGMNASRIQERVGELGIRKAFGATKATLMGQVFVENMVLMLPGGVAGLLFSYVLVFIFRNALLVPGFNLLGTSGDVFLSPGMLLNMSVFAYAFGVCVALNLLSSMLPAWRIVRGNITDALNG